A stretch of DNA from Triticum dicoccoides isolate Atlit2015 ecotype Zavitan chromosome 2A, WEW_v2.0, whole genome shotgun sequence:
ggccccaggatgacaatatcatcgactagatgaactaggacgtgcgtcatgatattgaagaaggatggtggaaacaccagctcgaaactgacaagacattgcgccacatcactccttagccttggtacgatttttggatcgatcaccttctgagagattgcattgaggaatgcacatagcttcacaatggccaatcggacgttttctggtagaagccccctcaatgcaaccggaagcagttgcgtcataatcacgtggcagtcatgagactttaggttctgaaactttttctctggcttatttattattccctttatattcgacaaaaagccagtcgtgaccttcatactgagcaggcattcaaagaagatttctttctcttctttcgtaagagcgtagctggcaggacctttatactgcttcggaggcatgccgtctttttcgtgcaaacgttgcaggtcctcccgtgcctcaggtgtatcttttgtcttcccatacacgcccaagaagcctagcaggttcacgcaaaggttcttcgtcacgtgcatcacgtcgattgaggagcggacctctaggtctttccagtaggataggtcccaaaatatagatttcttcttccacatgggtgcgtgtccctcggcgtcattcggaacagctagtccaccgggaccctttccaaagattacgtagtgtaaacattgaccatagcaagcacgtgatcaccggtgcgcatggcgggcttcttccggtgatctgcctcgcctttgaaatgcttgcctttctttcgacattgatggttggtcggaagaaatcgacgatggcccaggtacacattctttcctgcatttgtccaggtatatactttcagtgtcatctaaacagtgcgtgcatgcgtggtatcctttgtttgtctgtcctgaaaggttactgagagcgggccaatcattgatggtcacgaacagcaacgccttaaggttaaattcctcctgtctgtgatcatcccacgtacgtacaccgtttccattccacagctgtaaaagttcttcaactaatggccttaggtacacatcaatttcgttgccgggttgcttagggtcttggatgagaactggcatcataatgaactttcgcttcatacacatccaaggaggaaggttatacatacatagagtcacgggccaggtgttgtgattgctgctctgctccccaaaaggattaatgacatccgcgcttaaagcaaaccatacattccttgggtcctttgcaaactcatcccagtactttctctcgatttttctccactgcgacccgtcagcgggtgctctcaacttcccatctttcttttggttctcactgtgccatcgcatcaacttggcatgctcttcgtttctgaacagacgtttcaaccgtggtattataggagcataccacatcaccttcgcaggaaccctcttcatgGGGGGCtcgcctcaacatcaccagggtcgtctcgtctgatcttataccgcaatgcaccgcataccgggtatgtgttcagatccttgtatgcaccgcggtagaggatgcagtcattagggcatgcatgtatcttctccacctccaatcctagagggcatacgaccttttttgctgcgtatgtactgtcgggcaaattcgttatcctttggaagcttcttcttcaatattttcagtagcttctcaaatcctttgtcagccacagcattctctgccttccactgcagcaactccagtacggtaccgagctttgtgttgccatcttcgcaattggggtataacctttttttgtgatcctctaacatgcgatcgaacttcagcttctccttttgactttagcattgcgtccttgcatcgacaatgacccggcggagatcatcatcatcgggaacatcgtctggttcctcttgatcttcagcatcttcacccgttgcagcatcattgggcacatcgtctggttcctcttgatcttcaccagctccccccgttgcagcatcaccgtattcagggggcacatagttgtcatcgtactcttcttcttcatcgtcttccatcataacccctatttctccgtgcctcgtccaaacattatagtgtgacatgaaacccttgtaaagcaggtgggagtgaaggattttccggttagagtaagacctcgtattcccacattcagtgcatggagaacacataaaaccattctgcttgtttgcctcagccgcatcgagaaactcatgcacgcccttaatgtactcgcgggtgtgtcggtcaccgtacatccattgccggttcatctgcgtgcattatatataattaagtgtccaaattaatagaagtttatcatcacattaaaaccaaagtgcatacatagttctcatctaacaacatatagctctccagagcatctaattaattaaaccatacattgaaactatgtaaaacatttcaatgcgaaaacaaatgcgatcataatcgcaaccaaggtaacaattgatccaacggcataatgataccaagcctcggtatgaatggcatattttctaatctttctaatcttcaagcgcattgcatccatcttgatcttgtgatcatcgacgacatccgcaacatgcaactccaatatcatcttctcctcctcaattttttttatcttttccttcaacaaattgttttcttcttcaactaaatttaacctctcgacaatagggtcggttggcatttctgattcacatacatcctacataaataaaatctatgtcacgttggtcggcataattttcataaacaatacatgaaccaatagttataaagataatatatataccacatctgaatcatagacaggacgagggccgacaggggcggataccaaaaccatcgcactatataagatgcaataataaaagtaagaaaataatacaagtatctatgtaaacatacaagtaagaatatttttcctttcagaaagaagataagaacaagaggctcactacggtggtgccggcgatgagctcggcgcgggtgatcgacggcggtgaagacggggacggggcgtgacggaccgctaaacctagacaaatattatgaaaaatggagtttggaggtcgagcttggagaggagaaagcttaagtagtgtggctcgggcattccatcgaacaccttgtgtgcataggaggtgagctagagcaccaccaagccctctccccatcgaccagagaaaaacagagcactggggtgctctgctcacgagcgaggggtatatataggcatctcattggtcccggttggtgacatgagccgggactaaaggggagcctttggtcccggttcaggccaccaaccgggaccaatggtggtgggccaggagcgaggcacattggtcccggttcatcctaccaaccgggaccaatggcccacgtggcccggctggccccctgggctcacgaaccgggatcaatgcccacattggtcccggttctggactgaaccgggactaatgggctgacccaacctggaccaaagccatgttttctactagtgcctttGTGGTCGAATCAGttagtttctttaatagaaatcagaaggGGGTCCTTCTTtcatcaataaataaataaaatggacCGGAGGAGTATTATTCAGTCACATGAGGTCGCTAGAGCAAAGATTAAATGCGTTGCACGCAGCAGCAAGCATCATAACGGTGGAGTCATGACTTGCAGCTGCACCAGACCCCAGCTGCACCGCACCGCAGCGCACAGGCAGCACCGCCACCGAGCCGAACCATGCATGCCGCGCCTCGCGAGGCACGCTCGCCACTCGCCGGGCGGGAGCGCCTgcctgcctccctccctccctcccctgcaTGCGCTAGCTAGCTAGGGCTGCGCAGCGCAGCGCCGCGCCCGCCAATCGCCGCGCCGCCACTCGTCGCGCCACCTTCCTGTCCGCTCGACACGGCACGCAGCACATgccgcgcatgcatgcatgcatgcagaacCGGGGGTTAAATTAAAGTATTCCTACCAGTAGCGTCCAAAGTTTCGGTTCTCGAGTGGGGCCGGCCGGAGGAGAGGACCAAACAGTAGGACATGCGTGTCCCACGTGTAGATCTTTGGCCACTGAGGTTTCATGTGCAAAGGAATACGTAACTACGGACCGTATATGTAGGACTACGTGCCATGCACTCAAGGTTACCGGTACCAGCTGAAAATAATCCGACAGTTACCGTATGCTAGCACAGAGAGTAGCACTGCACTGTATCTATGGGCCTGTCTAGATTATCTGGACTTGAGTTTGGCTAGGAAACGGACGAGCCATCGGACGTACGCATGGTAGCGTCGTAGGTACGTAATGCGGTGCTGCTGTGCGCCACGTGCTGAGAGTGTTTCGTCACCAGCTTTGATTTCTTTGGACGATAGGGTTAGATCATCATGGATTACTCTCACAAATTTGTACGTATATGTAAAGTCTATGCCTTATGCTCGCCAACACGTGTGGAGATACGCGTACGCTAGGCGGTTTTGGCGTTGGTTGTTGGTGAGCAATGTTACTATTATATATATAACGTATACCATACCTAATACCCCTAGCATTTATATATAAAGATTGGAAAAAGTACCCCCAAGCTAttatctcaaaggaacatatatgtgCATAAGCATGTACATGCATGTACGTAAGTACATTGCACCTGAACAACAGGATGATACAGGGGACGGGAAAGCAAGCAGTTCCTTAGCACGAAACATCGAGCTAGTCGTGGAAGGAAAAAACGTGAAGGGCTTTTTGGTGGAGTACCAGCTCCCGGTTGGCGGCTAATGCCGCAGCATCTGCCAGCGTGACCCCACCCCACGCCCCATGAATGGAGcggcagccagccagccagccagccagtgaCCGCGGCGGGACGCGCCACGGGGGACGAGGCGACACGAAGCTTGGAGGCACGCACGGTGCGGCGAACGCGATCGCGCCGCGCATGCAACGGGCCTGCCCGCGCGGTGCCTCCCCCCACTCCGTCACACGCCTGACGCCCCTCTCACTGGACGCCACTGGAATCCACAGCCCCTCCCTCCAAAGCAGCGCGCCCCGCGACTCGCCTCCGCCTACGTGTCGGCCGCGTCCCCGCCCGCTCGCCCACGTACCCCGCGCCTCCCTCCCACGTGCCCCTCCCTCTGCGCGCATCCGATTGGCCGCCCACGCCTTCTTAAGCCGGCACGGCACCGGGACCCAACGCCGTGCACTCCGTCCACCCCCGTCGGCAGACATCGACTCCTGCGTGCACGCAATGGCCATGGTGCAGCCGGTGGACATGGCCGTCAAGGCCAACGAGATCCTCGCGCGGTTCCGGCCCATCGCGCCCAAGCCCGCCCTGCCGGCGTCGCCGGCGCAGGCGCAGGCGATCGACGGCGCCGCCGACCGCGTGCTCTGCCACCTGCAGAGCAGGCCGTGCCGCGCAAGGAAGCGCGGGCGCCCGAGCGCCGTGCCGGTGTCCGCGCCGGCCGCTGCcgccaagaggaagagggcggcGTACCCGGTGCCGCTCcgatgcgcggcggcggcggccaccgaCGCGGTGGTGTCCACCGCGACGAGGGCCTATGTGTCCGTGCCGGGCAGTGCATGCATGCCGTTTGCGTCGCTGCCGCCGGCGACCGCGAGTACCGGCGGGAATCTGACGATGCTCTCGACCATGGTGGcgggcgatgaggaggaggaggaggaggagagggatatCCCCGTGGAGCGCgacctgctgcggaagctgctggagCCCAAGGTGATCTCGCCGCGGGCGATGCGCCCCGTGGGATCCACCATCCACGTCGAATCCATCGTCCACGGCGCCGTCGACGCGGCCAGCAGCACGGCCGCCTCGAAGAcggcggaggaggtggaggcggaggtggagacCGACGCGCTGCCGGCGATCGTCACGGACTCGAGCAACCGCGTCCGGCTGGTGAACGACGCGTACAAGGAGATGGTGGGCGCGCCCGAGTGCCTGTGGCTCGGCGCGGTGGCCGCGTCGAGGAGGATCAGCGGGGAGGTGGCGCTGGTGGTGGCCGAGCAGGCGACGCTGCCGGAGTCCCCAGGGGGGTTCTCGTGCACGGCGAAGATCGAGtgggagtgcggcggcggcgagcgggctTCCATCCATGCAGCGTGCGACGTCAGCCGGCTGCAGTGCGAGTACAGGCACTACCTCTTCGCCTGGAGGTTTCGCGCCGCCGATGCATCATCGCCCGCCGACAGCCACCGCGCCGGCGGCGAAGCATGAGACACTCAGGATCCGAGCTGCGTGCGAAACCAAGTGCACAGGTCATAGATTAAGGTGCATGTTTTGTTACTGTTAAACCACTAGGTTAAGGTGCATGTTTAGTGGTACTGGTAAACCTAGGTGAACTGTTTCCTCTTTTGGGAAGCCTGCATGGTGCATGCCCGGGTTCTAAAGTACATATGATGTTGACCGGACAACGCAAGGGAAAAATATGACGTGTGCTTTGGTGAATTGCACTTCTCCTGGCGTGTTCTGAGCTAGTGAGCTTCTTGTACTCCATTTGATAATGACTGGTGATTGCCTACGCATGTAGGGACAGGGCAGGATGTATAAAAGCCTAGCCACAGACTGGCCGCAGTcacgatctgcctggccttctttgCGTGCACTAAGTTGACAAATATAGTAGCCAAGAAATTCTAAGTTGACAAATATAGTAGCCAAGAAATTCTGTGTGAACGGGAATGAACATTTTACCCTGTAAAAAAGGGAGTTAACAAACATTTTGATGAGATGAGCGACAGGTTCAGTTGCAATGCGTGCTTATTACACGTTTGATGGAGACATGTTCTAGCTCATATTGCACGACAGGTATTGAACAAAGTGAAATCAGCACGAGCGGCAGAGGAAAACAACATCTTATGAAAATCTCCAGACAACATACAAATCCACAGCTTAGGCTGCTTCCTCCGTCTTCGGGGGGCCCTTCCACTTGAAGTTCTCTGCGTACGTTTTGGGCTGCATGATTAAATATCAACCGTTAATTACAAAGTATAACAACCAATCCAATCCTGTAAATACACAACTATACAAAGAGATGGCAAAATTATATTATACTCCcttcatccggaaatacttgtaatcaaaatgaataaaaggggatgtatctagatgtattttaattctagatacatttctttttatccattttgatgacaactatTTTCGGACCGAGGAGTACCAAAGTATCGTGTTAGTTCCATGAATGAAAAGACGATCTATTTTTGCCATTTCAAAGCAGGGTAAACAAACTATAATTAAGCAGATTCTAGAAAATGTAAATATTTAGTGTAGAGTTGTAATCCCATATATCCTTTAGGGCCTGTTTGGACTGGAGGTATCCGTACGAGCTTCGGTACTTggttcaaatttaaactaaatACTGAAAGTATACTCTTCTTCCAAACTGGCCCTTAATCTTTCTGTACGAATCCGATGTCTTTTGTTGAAGTAGCTCACTTGTATGTGACTGACTCTAGAGAACCATATAACAGAATTGCTATCATAAACCTCAAATCCCTGGTAATATAGTTGCGTTAGTTGCGATAGCTAAGTCAAATCCTTTGCCAGGGGATATGACGAGTGCACACACGGTGATAGAACTGCCAAAACAGTAGTCTCCTTGCATCAGTGGGAACATCGGTTCAAACAGTATGGCAGCCAGTACTGACTAGCTTACCCTCATCGAGTTGCTAGTAACAAAAAGATAAGGGTCAAGTGCACATTCGATGTACTCCTAAAGTTGATGTCAGTTTTGGCTTCTCTCTACGACCTTTGACTTCTAAGTCCTGAGAACTAATGGAGAACCCGAACCAATGTCTGGCTAGTTTTCATGGATGAGATGAGCGCCTTCAGTTCAGAGTGCCCGTCTGCCGGAGACACGAATAATGTGAAGGTCAACAAATTTGGTCAGGCGCTGTGACAAAGAAGCAACGGGCTACCCATTAAGTCCAGTGTCCTCCGTCATGGGGTATTCGCAGACTCCCAGTGCTCAAGGACAGAAAACCGAATCTTAAAAATCGCACAAAGTTCCGTAAACAGGTCATGGCATTGACTTTATTAAGACGTAAATTTTCAAATCCAAATCTAAAacagtttaaaaacacaaaaagaacaAATACAGTGTTTATAGTGTACTGATAATGTGCCGAATTCAAAACCCAGTTTGAACTAGCTACTATTCAGAGGTGGATTAGTCTCTTGTTTTTGGAGTAACTGGTCAAATTTGGATCAAATTTTGTGAGACACTAGATGCTCTTACATGGGGTGTCTCAACAGCGTGTTGTTTCTCAGAATTTTTGGCGGTTTCTAGAAAGGAAAAAACACTTGGGTGCACAGGGAGTACGTAAATTCTCCCGTCCTGCCTTGTCCACACATTTCCGTCCTTTATTGACCCCAAGTTGGTCTTCACCCATTACCATGACATTTCATTCTCCCTTACCTCTAATATCCCAAGATGCCCCTGGCACCATTGCCCTCCACCCCGTAGGTGGCAATACCCAAGACACCGCCCTC
This window harbors:
- the LOC119354011 gene encoding uncharacterized protein LOC119354011, with product MAMVQPVDMAVKANEILARFRPIAPKPALPASPAQAQAIDGAADRVLCHLQSRPCRARKRGRPSAVPVSAPAAAAKRKRAAYPVPLRCAAAAATDAVVSTATRAYVSVPGSACMPFASLPPATASTGGNLTMLSTMVAGDEEEEEEERDIPVERDLLRKLLEPKVISPRAMRPVGSTIHVESIVHGAVDAASSTAASKTAEEVEAEVETDALPAIVTDSSNRVRLVNDAYKEMVGAPECLWLGAVAASRRISGEVALVVAEQATLPESPGGFSCTAKIEWECGGGERASIHAACDVSRLQCEYRHYLFAWRFRAADASSPADSHRAGGEA